The Borrelia sp. HM sequence AGTACTTATCATGTAATTATTATAGTTTAATTATAAGGATTTTTAAAGTAAGTTTATGTATTTTAAGAGCAATGATTATTCTTATACAGTGATTCAGTCTAAAAATAATTATGTGCAGAAGTCAACATTTGGGATTTCTTTTGTAATTTTAAATAGAGGTACAAAAATTTTTAGAGAAGATTTATTTGAGTCTCTCTCTAATTTTGATTTTATAAGAGAGATTATTTCTATTGAAAAACAAAGTAATAGGAATTCTGTTCAAACCATTTCAGAAAACTATGATAAATTAAAGTTTATTTTACTTTCTGATAATTTAAATTCTGGTGAAAAAGTAAATTTGGCCATGAAAGAATCCATTTGTAGTTTTGTTTTTGTTTTGCAAAGTGATATGTATTTGTTAAATCCTTTTTGGATTCCTAATATATTTGACGAAGTAGTTAAAAAAAATGTGCTTCTTGTTGGAGGAGAATTTTTTGATAAGGAAGAGGAAGTTATTCCTTCAGTTTTTCTTCCTACTATTGATAAACAGCAAAAATTAAAGGTAATTTTAATAAATTCTGAGAGGGATTATGAGAAAACTTTAGTTACCATGGATTATTGTGGGCTTTATTCTAAAGAGAGGTTTATTCAGTTGGGAGGTTTTGATAGAAGAATTAAAAATGAGTATTTTCAAAGACTAGATTTTGGACTGAGGGCTATTTATTTTGGAGAGAGTGTTCATATTTATAGAAAATTGAGAATACAATATACGGCTTTAAATGTTCCAGAAAATTTGACAAAAGATAGAAGCTTTTTAATCTTTTTGCTTAAAAATTATGTTCCTATTTTTGTAGGAAATGGAATAAAATTTTCGTTCTTTAGATTTTTGAAATTATGTTTAAAATATAGGGTTAATCCTTTTCAGTTTATCAAAGAATTTCAAGAAATTAAACGTGAAACTGTTAAGAATAGCTTGAGATTTAAAGGTGATTTAAAAAGTGCAATTGAGCTTTGGGAAAATAATATTATTGATTAATTTAATATTTTCTTGCTACTTATCTTTAGAAGCCCAAGAAGTTAATTATATTAATATTCTCGATTCATTTAATAATAAATTTTTTAAGTTTAATTTTGACATTAAAAATGACATTCTGACAATTGAACATGAAAAAGGATATCTTAAGATTAAGGTGGGATTTGAATATGGTCTTTCATCCATTGGTTATTATCTTTATATAGATCCTATTCTTTTAAAGAACGGAGAAATCTTAATAACTAAGAAAGCATTGATGCAGATTGAAAATCATTTTAATTCTTTGCAAAGTTATAATAAACCAAGGATAACATCAATAGTAATTGACCCTGGTCATGGTGGTTATGATAGAGGAGCTATGGTGACTCATAGGATAAATGAGTATGATATTACTTTTTTTGAGAAAGATTTTTCTTTAACTTATTCTATGCATCTATATAAACTTTTAAGTAATTATTTTTTAGACAGGAATATTGTATTAACTCGTGTAGATGATGTTTTTGTGTCCTTGCAAGATAGGTCTGAGCTTGCAAATGCTATTAAACCGGATTTTCCTAATAATGTAATATTTTTGTCAATACATGTGAATAATGCTCCAAATCCTAAAGCTAGAGGGATTGAATTTTGGTATTTGCCCCAAGATTCAAGAAGAGAAGTTATAAAAAATTTTAAAGGATATGATATTAGAGGTAATAGATACTTAAGGGAACTTAATGATATACTAGATGTTAAGTATAAATACGAATCCAAAAAATTAGCTGAGATTTTATATGAAACTTTTGTTG is a genomic window containing:
- a CDS encoding N-acetylmuramoyl-L-alanine amidase, yielding MINLIFSCYLSLEAQEVNYINILDSFNNKFFKFNFDIKNDILTIEHEKGYLKIKVGFEYGLSSIGYYLYIDPILLKNGEILITKKALMQIENHFNSLQSYNKPRITSIVIDPGHGGYDRGAMVTHRINEYDITFFEKDFSLTYSMHLYKLLSNYFLDRNIVLTRVDDVFVSLQDRSELANAIKPDFPNNVIFLSIHVNNAPNPKARGIEFWYLPQDSRREVIKNFKGYDIRGNRYLRELNDILDVKYKYESKKLAEILYETFVDVVCETKIRSIREEQWFVIKNSSMPAVLIEIGFLSNIDDAMLILDYSYMSKMNMLVLESLIKFIEFYEK